The Desulfomicrobium apsheronum genome has a window encoding:
- a CDS encoding L,D-transpeptidase family protein, whose amino-acid sequence MDKATRELVAFRDARPVARYPVTFGIDPISDKRRAFDCATPEGLYFVSYKKAVTRFHRTLGISYPNLADAEKALASGVISLPEYKKIREAARKSRPGPCNTGLGCGIAIHGGGVVRQFGDNRERDWTEGCVALNNPDMEKLFESCRIGDAVVIFNSASNLYALARPFARLTTFDAEGLPFCPQEGCVYVLDLVTALGRTVISITEGGGLGWSVRVRVTPGDGSGRELLALSDTNADGLISFLDSVTGPLAEGRSSEVVYEMVRQAVVDVFASGTYRGL is encoded by the coding sequence GTGGACAAGGCCACAAGGGAACTGGTCGCATTCAGGGACGCACGGCCGGTGGCCAGGTATCCCGTCACCTTCGGGATCGACCCGATCTCGGACAAGCGCAGGGCCTTCGACTGCGCAACCCCCGAGGGCCTGTATTTCGTATCATATAAAAAGGCCGTGACCCGCTTTCATCGCACGCTCGGGATTTCCTACCCAAATCTCGCCGACGCGGAAAAGGCCTTGGCCAGCGGCGTCATCTCTCTCCCGGAATACAAGAAGATACGCGAGGCCGCCCGAAAATCCAGGCCCGGCCCCTGCAACACGGGCCTTGGCTGCGGCATCGCCATACATGGCGGCGGAGTGGTCCGGCAGTTCGGCGACAATCGTGAGCGCGACTGGACCGAAGGATGCGTGGCGCTGAACAATCCGGACATGGAAAAGCTTTTCGAGTCATGTCGGATAGGGGACGCGGTGGTCATCTTCAACAGCGCAAGCAACCTTTACGCCCTGGCCAGGCCATTCGCCCGGCTGACTACGTTCGATGCCGAGGGGTTGCCGTTTTGTCCTCAAGAGGGCTGCGTCTACGTGCTGGATCTTGTGACCGCCCTTGGGCGCACGGTCATAAGCATCACGGAAGGCGGCGGGCTTGGCTGGTCCGTTCGGGTCCGCGTGACCCCTGGCGACGGTTCCGGGAGGGAACTTCTGGCCCTGTCCGACACCAACGCGGACGGGCTGATTTCCTTTTTGGACAGCGTGACGGGACCACTTGCCGAGGGGCGTTCCTCCGAAGTCGTCTACGAGATGGTCAGGCAGGCGGTGGTCGATGTTTTCGCCAGTGGGACGTATCGTGGCCTTTGA
- a CDS encoding efflux RND transporter periplasmic adaptor subunit — protein sequence MSRNNVILGYSEFFFPGAALLVVFSFFLLSACDSPPERQAAPEEPRPVKLLTVGESSAVMQRKFPGMVRASKRAELAFQVSGTLTQLPVGEGQEVKEGQILAQLDQRDFENSLRNAQGQFGNVRAALESATSEYERILRIRKQDPGATSESMVVKRREAKDRAAAEMESAQAALDAARDKLGDTTLRAPFSGIVSRRHVENFQEVQAKEPIVSLDDISALEILVDLPESVVARINEPSERTGKKAPVMAEFAALPGKEYALVVKEFSTRADPKTQTFQVVFEMKKPDDVSILPGMTAMIVGSSPEGVNGDGRFVIPAVAVFSDERGVAHVWVVEPDTMAVQRREVVTGGVAGEAGIRIAEGLKAGEVVAVSGASRLRDGMRVKPFDGTF from the coding sequence ATGAGCAGAAATAACGTGATCTTAGGATACAGTGAATTTTTTTTCCCTGGCGCTGCCTTGCTGGTTGTTTTTTCATTTTTTCTTTTGTCGGCATGCGACAGTCCGCCGGAGCGGCAGGCCGCGCCCGAGGAACCCCGGCCCGTGAAGCTGCTGACCGTCGGGGAGTCCTCTGCGGTCATGCAGCGAAAATTTCCGGGCATGGTGCGGGCGTCCAAAAGGGCGGAGCTGGCCTTCCAGGTGTCCGGGACGCTTACGCAGCTCCCGGTGGGGGAAGGGCAGGAGGTCAAGGAAGGGCAGATTCTGGCCCAGCTGGATCAGCGTGATTTCGAGAACAGCCTGCGCAACGCCCAGGGTCAGTTCGGCAATGTGCGCGCGGCCCTTGAGAGCGCCACGAGCGAGTACGAGCGCATCTTGCGCATCCGCAAGCAGGACCCCGGCGCGACCAGCGAGAGCATGGTAGTCAAGAGGCGGGAGGCCAAGGATCGGGCCGCAGCTGAAATGGAGTCCGCCCAAGCCGCGCTGGATGCGGCCCGGGACAAGCTCGGCGACACGACCCTGCGCGCGCCTTTTTCGGGCATCGTTTCCAGGCGGCACGTGGAAAATTTTCAGGAGGTGCAGGCCAAGGAGCCCATCGTCAGCCTGGACGACATCTCGGCGCTGGAAATTCTGGTCGATTTGCCGGAGAGCGTTGTCGCCCGCATAAACGAGCCTTCCGAAAGAACCGGCAAAAAGGCCCCGGTCATGGCCGAGTTCGCCGCGTTGCCGGGCAAGGAGTATGCGCTTGTCGTCAAGGAATTCTCCACCCGGGCCGATCCTAAAACCCAGACCTTCCAGGTCGTCTTCGAGATGAAGAAACCAGACGACGTCTCCATCCTGCCCGGCATGACCGCCATGATCGTCGGTTCGTCCCCGGAGGGCGTCAACGGTGACGGGCGGTTCGTCATTCCCGCCGTGGCCGTTTTCTCCGACGAGCGGGGTGTGGCTCACGTCTGGGTGGTCGAGCCGGACACGATGGCGGTGCAGCGGCGCGAGGTCGTCACGGGCGGGGTGGCCGGGGAGGCGGGCATCCGCATAGCCGAAGGGCTAAAGGCCGGAGAGGTCGTGGCTGTCAGCGGAGCCAGTCGGCTGCGGGACGGGATGCGGGTCAAGCCGTTTGATGGAACCTTCTGA
- a CDS encoding L,D-transpeptidase family protein, with amino-acid sequence MKRIFSSLGAAVFVLLLAHSGPVWALRSFMLSPGTDLYGTVRRVEAEEQDTLLDIAREFGLGYNQIVAANPGIDPWVPPKGELVKIPLAFMLPRERPQAGIVVNLAEMRLYFFFSNGGHDFFFTAPIGIGREGYLTELGVYKVKSKTPNPTWVVPASIREEEPDLPAEVPPGPDNPLGDFVFRLSRNLYAIHGTNKPWGIGRRVSHGCIRMYPEDVGALYPVVPVGATVQVIYEPVKYGWGDGLFWVQAFEDFEKRAEYPLMKIMEELLYHEATIGPLDIDRQALERVLEEKTGVPMVVARPREK; translated from the coding sequence ATGAAGCGAATATTCTCATCTCTTGGAGCGGCGGTGTTTGTCCTCTTGCTGGCTCATTCCGGGCCCGTCTGGGCGCTCAGATCCTTCATGCTCTCGCCGGGGACGGATTTGTACGGCACCGTGCGTCGGGTGGAGGCAGAGGAACAGGATACGCTTCTTGATATCGCGCGCGAGTTTGGCCTTGGGTACAATCAGATCGTGGCGGCGAATCCCGGCATCGATCCCTGGGTGCCGCCCAAGGGGGAGTTGGTCAAAATCCCCTTGGCCTTCATGCTTCCCCGGGAACGTCCGCAAGCGGGCATTGTGGTCAATCTTGCCGAGATGCGGCTGTATTTCTTTTTTTCGAACGGCGGCCACGACTTTTTTTTCACCGCGCCCATCGGCATCGGGAGGGAAGGGTATCTTACGGAGCTTGGCGTCTACAAGGTCAAAAGCAAGACGCCCAATCCGACTTGGGTCGTGCCCGCTTCGATCCGTGAAGAGGAACCGGACCTTCCAGCCGAGGTGCCGCCTGGGCCGGACAATCCCCTGGGTGATTTCGTGTTCAGGCTGTCCCGTAATCTGTACGCCATTCACGGCACGAACAAGCCCTGGGGCATCGGCCGCAGGGTCAGCCACGGATGCATCCGCATGTACCCGGAGGACGTGGGCGCGCTCTATCCGGTGGTCCCCGTGGGCGCCACGGTCCAGGTCATCTACGAGCCGGTCAAATACGGATGGGGGGATGGGCTGTTCTGGGTGCAGGCTTTCGAGGATTTTGAAAAAAGGGCGGAATACCCTCTCATGAAAATCATGGAGGAGCTTCTCTATCATGAAGCAACCATAGGCCCCCTCGACATTGACCGTCAGGCCCTTGAACGGGTCCTGGAGGAAAAGACCGGGGTGCCCATGGTTGTCGCGCGTCCCAGGGAAAAATAA
- a CDS encoding efflux RND transporter permease subunit yields MNIAEWSIRKSVISWVMTVLFLVVGWYSFNNLSRLEDPEFTIKEAVIITPYPGASAEQVEEEVSNVIEKACQEMGQLERVDSRSSRELSIVQVSMKDNFDKATLPQVWDELRRKVSDAQRSLPPGAGPSIVNDDFGDVYGVFLAITGEGYTPREVYEYAKFLQRELLKAKDVKRITLYVVQKEAIFIEMRREKMSQFGVSPSDISNALKAKNIPASAGHLPLGVEYIPISPTGEFKSEQDIGGLLIKGMGSDSTVYLRDVADIKRDYIAPPDTILRYDGKPAIGLAVSTVLGGNVVDMGESLDQRFHELESMRPVGMELHVISHQSRAVTAAINGFLINLLEAVAIVVVVLLIFMGLRSGLIIGAVLVITIMATFIVMDLGDITLERISLGALVIALGMLVDNAIVVTDGMKEKMNRGVDALTAARDVVGQVGVPLLGATFVAVAAFAAIGTSQDSTGEYCRSLFYVILISLLMSWVTAVNTTPLFCKAFLKVRPQNADGSSSASDSYGGRFYGAYRVFLAWCIRRRWVTVAVVVAMFIAAMVGFGTLKNSFFPDSTRAQFYVDFWFAEGTDIRETQRQLELAEADIARREGVTHMTTMIGGGQVRFLLTYPTEKSYDAFGQILVDVDDYKRIPALTKEIQRDLDRMFPQALVSVRLFVLGPSVGGKIQLRLYGPDSTVLRELAAKAEKVLLDDPHAKSVRNEWRQKVKVMRPQMAEVPALKAGIERPQIAMAFESVFEGTRVGVFKERDELLPIITRAPEAERSDLDSMESIPIWSPAAQSMIPIGQVLTGMKMEFEDAYLWRRDRFKMLRIHADPSEGLPSELMKRVKPVIEQALNVDVAQVLGKSLAPGEDPFKEGYDASTLKVGYSDKWPIRDMPGYYMAWGGESEDSAKANSRLAGTIPVFFGLMILIVIVLFNSIKKTLVIWFTVPLSVIGVTAGLLLFDQPFGFMSLLGLMSLSGMLIKNAIVLIDQIDVETGSGKPPFRAVIDSGVSRLIPVSMAALTTILGMLPLVQDAFFVSMAVTIMFGLGFATVLTLIVVPVLYAIFFNVKSEE; encoded by the coding sequence ATGAATATCGCGGAGTGGAGCATACGCAAGAGCGTCATAAGCTGGGTGATGACCGTTCTTTTTCTCGTGGTCGGGTGGTATTCGTTCAACAACCTGAGCAGGCTTGAGGATCCCGAGTTCACCATCAAGGAGGCGGTCATCATCACCCCGTATCCGGGGGCCTCGGCGGAGCAGGTGGAGGAAGAGGTCAGCAACGTGATCGAGAAGGCCTGTCAGGAGATGGGCCAACTGGAGCGGGTCGATTCGCGCTCCTCGCGGGAGTTGTCCATCGTGCAGGTCTCGATGAAGGACAATTTCGACAAGGCCACCCTGCCTCAGGTCTGGGACGAACTGCGGCGCAAGGTCTCCGACGCCCAGCGCAGTCTCCCGCCCGGAGCCGGACCGTCCATAGTCAATGACGATTTTGGCGATGTTTACGGCGTCTTCCTGGCCATCACCGGAGAGGGCTACACGCCGCGCGAAGTTTACGAGTACGCCAAGTTTCTGCAACGCGAGCTTCTGAAGGCCAAGGACGTGAAGCGGATCACCCTCTACGTCGTGCAGAAGGAAGCCATCTTCATCGAGATGCGTCGCGAAAAAATGTCCCAGTTCGGGGTATCTCCGTCAGACATCAGCAATGCCCTGAAGGCCAAGAACATTCCCGCCAGCGCGGGGCATCTGCCGCTCGGGGTCGAGTATATACCCATCAGTCCCACGGGCGAATTCAAGTCCGAACAGGACATCGGCGGGCTGCTCATCAAGGGCATGGGGTCGGACAGCACAGTCTATCTGCGTGACGTGGCCGACATCAAGCGTGACTACATCGCTCCGCCGGATACGATCCTGCGCTATGACGGCAAGCCCGCCATCGGTCTGGCCGTCTCCACTGTCCTGGGCGGCAACGTGGTCGACATGGGCGAATCCCTGGACCAGCGTTTTCACGAGCTTGAATCCATGCGTCCCGTGGGCATGGAACTGCACGTCATCTCCCACCAGAGCCGGGCCGTGACCGCGGCCATCAACGGTTTTCTGATCAATCTGCTGGAGGCCGTGGCCATCGTCGTCGTGGTGCTGCTCATATTCATGGGGCTGCGTAGCGGGCTGATCATCGGGGCGGTCCTTGTGATCACCATCATGGCGACTTTTATCGTCATGGATCTTGGCGATATCACCCTGGAGAGAATTTCGCTCGGAGCGCTGGTCATTGCGCTTGGCATGCTGGTCGACAACGCCATCGTGGTCACGGACGGCATGAAGGAAAAAATGAATCGCGGCGTGGATGCCCTGACCGCTGCCCGCGACGTGGTGGGGCAGGTCGGGGTGCCTCTGCTGGGTGCGACCTTCGTGGCCGTGGCCGCCTTTGCTGCCATCGGCACTTCCCAGGACAGCACGGGCGAGTATTGCCGCTCCCTCTTTTATGTCATTCTCATCTCCCTGCTCATGAGCTGGGTCACGGCCGTGAACACCACCCCGCTTTTTTGCAAGGCGTTCCTGAAGGTCCGACCGCAAAACGCGGACGGATCAAGCAGCGCGTCCGACTCCTACGGCGGGAGATTCTACGGTGCATATCGCGTCTTTCTGGCCTGGTGCATCCGGCGGCGCTGGGTCACGGTGGCGGTTGTTGTCGCCATGTTCATCGCGGCCATGGTCGGCTTTGGCACCCTCAAGAACAGCTTTTTCCCGGACTCCACCAGGGCCCAGTTCTACGTGGACTTCTGGTTCGCCGAAGGCACGGACATCCGCGAAACCCAGCGGCAACTGGAACTGGCCGAAGCGGATATCGCCCGGCGCGAAGGCGTGACCCACATGACGACCATGATCGGAGGAGGGCAGGTCCGATTCCTGCTGACCTACCCGACGGAGAAGAGCTACGACGCCTTCGGTCAGATCCTTGTGGACGTCGATGATTACAAGCGCATCCCGGCGCTTACCAAAGAGATTCAGCGGGATTTGGACCGCATGTTTCCGCAAGCCCTGGTCAGCGTGCGGCTCTTTGTGCTCGGGCCCTCCGTGGGTGGCAAGATCCAGCTGCGTCTGTACGGTCCTGATTCGACGGTGCTGAGAGAGCTGGCCGCCAAGGCGGAGAAGGTATTGCTGGATGACCCTCATGCCAAGTCCGTGCGCAACGAATGGCGGCAGAAGGTCAAGGTCATGCGGCCCCAGATGGCCGAAGTTCCGGCACTCAAGGCGGGCATCGAGAGGCCCCAGATCGCCATGGCTTTCGAGTCTGTTTTCGAGGGGACCCGGGTGGGCGTGTTCAAGGAACGCGACGAGCTGCTCCCGATCATCACGCGCGCTCCGGAAGCGGAACGCAGTGACCTGGACAGCATGGAGAGCATTCCCATCTGGAGTCCGGCCGCGCAGTCGATGATTCCCATCGGCCAAGTGCTGACCGGCATGAAGATGGAGTTCGAGGACGCCTATCTGTGGCGCCGGGACCGCTTCAAGATGCTGCGCATTCATGCCGATCCGAGCGAGGGCCTGCCGAGCGAGCTGATGAAGCGCGTGAAGCCCGTGATCGAACAGGCTCTGAACGTGGACGTGGCGCAGGTGCTCGGAAAAAGTCTCGCGCCCGGCGAGGATCCCTTTAAGGAAGGGTACGACGCTTCGACCCTCAAGGTCGGTTACTCCGACAAATGGCCCATCAGGGACATGCCCGGCTACTACATGGCCTGGGGCGGAGAGTCCGAAGACTCGGCCAAAGCCAATTCGCGCCTCGCGGGTACCATCCCGGTGTTTTTCGGACTCATGATCCTCATCGTCATAGTGCTTTTCAACTCCATCAAGAAGACCCTGGTCATCTGGTTCACGGTGCCTCTGTCCGTCATCGGCGTGACCGCAGGCCTGCTTCTTTTCGACCAGCCCTTCGGGTTCATGTCCCTCCTGGGGCTCATGAGCCTCTCTGGCATGTTGATCAAGAACGCCATTGTCCTGATCGATCAGATCGATGTGGAAACCGGGAGCGGCAAACCGCCCTTCAGAGCCGTCATCGATTCCGGAGTCAGCCGCCTCATTCCCGTGTCCATGGCCGCCCTGACCACGATCCTTGGCATGCTCCCCCTGGTGCAGGACGCCTTTTTCGTGTCCATGGCAGTGACCATCATGTTCGGTCTCGGTTTCGCCACGGTGCTGACGCTGATCGTTGTGCCCGTGCTGTATGCGATCTTTTTCAATGTGAAGAGCGAGGAGTAG